In one Oreochromis aureus strain Israel breed Guangdong linkage group 2, ZZ_aureus, whole genome shotgun sequence genomic region, the following are encoded:
- the sncb gene encoding beta-synuclein: MDVFMKGLSKAKEGMAVAAEKTKEGVAVAAEKTKEGVMFVGSKAKDSVGTVAEKTTGAVGNIVAATGLVKKDEFPADMNPEEYGQEAMEGQGEAMLEPEGETYDESQQESQDYEPEA, translated from the exons ATGGATGTGTTTATGAAGGGTTTGTCTAAAGCGAAAGAGGGGATGGCTGTGGCTGCAGAGAAGACCAAGGAAGGAGTTGCAGTTGCTGCTGAAAAGACAAAGGAAGGAGTCATGTTTGTAG GTAGCAAGGCCAAAGACAGCGTGGGCACAG tggcTGAAAAGACCACCGGAGCTGTCGGGAACATCGTCGCTGCTACCGGCTTGGTGAAGAAGGACGAGTTCCCAGCTGACATGAAC CCTGAGGAGTATGGGCAGGAGGCCATGGAGGGCCAGGGAGAGGCAATGCTGGAGCCAGAAGGGGAGACATATGATGAGTCCCAGCAG GAGAGCCAGGACTACGAGCCAGAAGCATAA
- the cdhr2 gene encoding cadherin-related family member 2 has product MLIIYIYCCETTITKRNKSQRSHPDISKEEALCECWLPTKIRTRAAYYPASASMEGIAGSILLLCLISLTNANSSPEITQLVYNVCEDTPKDQPAFTIAASDPDGDPLTYTLSGIDASNFRVEASTGVVYVARDLDRETSVLLSLVATVSDGVNQRNGDLSIILGDDNDNPPIFERPSYDTSVPENIPVGTTLFQASASDADTGTAGIVTYAIDEVIPNDGFSLFSIVRETGVVTLSKPLNYTSLSTYYRLKINASDGGGRCHYTDTVYQSRVVYSFVTVEDVPDLDPEFIGIPYVGSVRENSPVDTFVLKVTAVDQDRGVNDAIVYSIEESSEAGLFKISSSDGVISVQSGIDREVIGDTVTLTVKGTESKENIHGVRASVTTTVQINILDDNDNGPMFYKCGDSGEDCVTATEFTGEILEHSLGSINIGMTVKDLDKISNTQLILEGEDKAVFSVEPQFTTIDSIVQIMIRQPENLDFEKKQQMILQVTAVDQDDPTFSSTAQVTINIKDGNDNSPTFEQDTYKLNVPEHSPIGTELDTITADDPDTMDKGNLTYKLFPDSILPYFDVESRTGRVYVKSQELLDRELRSLYTATLQARDSDGKPGSTVLEITLTDINDQPPVMNRDSYVAFIREGQELEVIIEATDGDEPNTPNSQIVYDIVSSTYSKNFTIDRDTGVLTNSIELDREAVDPELGGEINLVVTATDQGEPQRSTSVTVTINVQDINDNTPKFFAPSYKFSVKEGEKGAFVGSVEAQDLDQTAEFNRISFSIVDGSFGNFIIRTSAATTGFIGNITVDPDIELDYEKGPTKFSMKVDAADLEQKKATVTVDVDVLDVNDERPEFKPIASMTVKENTTVVEAVGIFKAEDKDGDHSLVFELESVKCRCNNSLDFCDWFVLDPNGEVRVNPKVTVDYEKCHQAIVEAQVVDIYTEKGYNNSATTGLMVINIEDINDNAPEFIFSDSQVFVVVSESASKGTSVAGVTATDRDSGINSQIEFKVTDVKFQNTNNQISNKGALFEAVTTQQNDRYVGIIQSTQTLDLTLKGKYLVTVSATDPGGLSSSTVLDIFTVDESYKVELRFANNQIEVEKKLTEIRRALMTATKAAVEIVALRPYSEPSRATDKTIVVAYFVYANGTALTSVQVEIMLSDPEHFPKLIELGLDNIGTAPEEEKTVDTVKYVLLGIVAGLVIVLLVLTTSLLCTRRNYRRKLKAAKAAESASSMNYDNQKNGLMLPGTNKYTMEGANPVLNLNIDTAIELEESSSDDDKHSHLSFKSDDSRSETLNFGHQKEDEDSEPPMYVEPLDAALAQQKKSTDNPLMGYSNPVFDTTDL; this is encoded by the exons ATGTTAATCATTTATATTTACTGCTGCGAGACGACAATCACTAAGAGGAACAAGAGTCAAAGGTCTCATCCAGACATCAGTAAAGAAGAAGCCCTCTGTGAATGTTGGCTG CCTACAAAAATCAGGACAAGAGCTGCGTACTACCCAGCGTCGGCCA GCATGGAGGGGATCGCAGGAAGCATTCTATTATTATGCCTGATCAGCCTAACTAATg CAAATAGCAGTCCTGAAATCACCCAACTTGTTTACAATGTGTGTGAAGACACCCCTAAAg ATCAACCAGCATTTACTATAGCTGCATCAGATCCAGATGGTGACCCACTGACTTACACACTCAGTGGGATCGACGCTTCAAACTTCAGAGTTGAAGCATCTACAGGGGTTGTATATGTTGCAAGGGATCTTGATAGAGAG ACTTCGGTGTTATTGTCACTTGTAGCTACTGTTTCTGATGGCGTGAATCAG AGAAATGGAGACTTAAGCATAATATTAGGTGATGACAACGACAACCCACCCATCTTTGAGAGGCCTTCTTATGACACAAGTGTTCCAGAA AATATTCCTGTAGGCACAACTTTGTTTCAAGCATCAGCCTCTGATGCTGATACAGGAACTGCTGGCATTGTTACATACGCCATTGATGAA GTAATCCCAAACGACGGATTTAGTCTGTTCAGCATCGTAAGAGAAACTGGTGTAGTCACACTGAGCAAGCCTCTGAATTATACCTCACTGAGTACTTACTATCGACTGAAGATTAATGCCAGT GATGGTGGAGGCAGGTGTCATTATACTGATACAGTATACCAGTCAAGGGTTGTTTATTCCTTCGTTACTGTTGAGGATGTCCCAGATCTTGACCCTGAGTTCATCGGCATTCCCTACGTTGGAAGTGTTCGTGAGAATTCACCTGTG GACACATTTGTACTTAAAGTGACTGCTGTGGACCAAGACAGAGGAGTCAATGATGCAATCGTCTATAGCATTGAAG AGTCCTCAGAAGCTGGCCTGTTTAAAATCTCAAGCAGTGATGGTGTCATATCTGTACAGTCAGGAATCGACAGAGAAGTTATTGGTGACACTGTAACTCTGACTGTGAag GGCACTGAGTCTAAAGAAAACATCCACGGGGTCCGTGCCAGCGTCACAACAACTGTGCAGATCAACATCCTTGATGACAATGACAATGGGCCAATGTTTTACAAGTGTGGAGACTCAGGGGAAGACTGTGTAACAGCAACTGAATTCACTGGTGAGATCTTGGAGCACTCACTGGGATCTATTAATATTGGCATGACTGTCAAAGATCTTGACAAG ATTTCAAACACTCAGCTAATCCTGGAGGGAGAGGACAAAGCCGTGTTTTCTGTGGAACCTCAATTTACCACCATAGACAGCATCGTTCAGATCATGATCAGGCAACCCGAAAATCTggattttgaaaaaaaacagcaaatgattttacag GTGACTGCTGTAGATCAAGATGATCCCACTTTCAGCTCCACTGCTCAAGTCACTATAAACATCAAGGATGGCAATGACAACAGTCCAACCTTCGAACAGGACACATACAAGTTAAATGTGCCAGAGCATTCACCCATTGGGACAGAATTGGACACAATTACA gCAGATGATCCAGACACAATGGATAAAGGCAACCTGACATACAAACTTTTTCCCGACAGCAT ATTACCCTACTTTGACGTGGAGTCACGCACTGGCAGAGTTTATGTGAAAAGCCAAGAGCTCCTGGATCGTGAGCTCAGATCTCTGTATACAGCAACTCTACAGGCCAGAGACTCAGATGGGAAGCCTGGCTCTACAGTACTGGAGATCACACTGACTGACATCAACGACCAGCCTCCAGTCATGAACAGAGATTCTTACGTGGCTTTTATTAGAGAGGGCCAAGAGCTTGAAGTCATAATAGAG GCTACTGATGGAGATGAGCCCAATACTCCAAACAGCCAAATTGTGTATGATATCGTGTCAAGCACATACAGTAAGAACTTCACTATAGACCGTGACACCGGTGTTTTGACAAACAGCATTGAACTGGATCGTGAGGCCGTGGATCCAGAGCTGGGAGGGGAGATTAACCTTGTAGTGACTGCTACAGACCAGGGTGAACCCCAAAGATCCACCAGTGTCACGGTTACCATCAATGTACAG GACATCAATGATAACACGCCAAAATTTTTTGCCCCATCTTACAAATTCTCTGttaaagaaggagaaaaag GTGCATTTGTTGGCTCTGTTGAAGCTCAGGATTTGGACCAAACAGCAGAGTTTAATCGCATCTCTTTCAGCATTGTCGATGGGAGCTTTGGGAACTTCATCATTCGAACCTCCGCTGCCACAACAGGTTTCATAGGAAACATCACTGTGGACCCAGACATTGAGCTAGACTATGAGAAAGGCCCCACAAAGTTTAGTATGAAGGTAGATGCAGCAGATCTGGAGCAGAAGAAAGCTACAGTGACGGTGGATGTAGATGTGCTTGACGTAAATGACGAGAGACCCGAGTTCAAGCCAATAGCATCTATGACAGTGAAGGAGAACACCACAGTAGTGGAAGCTGTTGGGATTTTTAAAGCGGAAGATAAAGACGGGGACCATTCTCTGGTCTTTGAGCTGGAATCCGTCAAATGCAGATGCAACAACAGCCTGGATTTCTGCGACTGGTTTGTCCTGGATCCAAACGGAGAGGTCAGGGTCAACCCTAAGGTCACGGTGGATTATGAAAAATGCCACCAGGCGATTGTAGAGGCTCAGGTGGTGGACATTTACACAGAGAAGGGATACAACAACAGTGCCACGACAG GCCTAATGGTGATCAACATTGAAGACATCAATGACAATGCTCCAGAATTCATTTTCTCAGACAGTCAGGTGTTTG TTGTGGTGTCAGAAAGTGCAAGCAAAGGGACATCAGTTGCGGGGGTTACC GCTACAGATCGTGACAGTGGCATAAACAGTCAGATTGAGTTTAAAGTGACAGACGTCAAATTCCAAAACACCAACAATCAAATAAGTAACAAGGGGGCACTTTTTGAGGCTGTCACCACACAGCAAAATGACCGCTATGTTGGGATTATTCA ATCTACACAGACACTTGATTTGACACTGAAGGGGAAGTATTTGGTAACAGTCTCTGCGACTGATCCCGGCGGCCTGTCCTCTAGCACCGTGCTGGAT ATTTTCACAGTCGATGAATCCTACAAAGTCGAACTCAGGTTTGCAAATAATCAGATTGAGGTTGAAAAAAAGCTCACTGAGATCAGGAG AGCACTCATGACTGCCACTAAGGCTGCCGTTGAAATTGTTGCTCTTAGGCCTTACAGTGAGCCATCCAG GGCTACAGACAAAACCATTGTGGTAGCTTATTTTGTCTACGCCAATGGAACAGCCCTTACCTCTGTTCAAGTGGAAATAATGCTCTCTGATCCGGAACACTTTCCGAAGCTGATAGAGCTTGGGCTAGATAACATT GGGACTGCTCCTGAGGAAGAAAAAACAGTGGACACAGTAAAATATGTCCTGCTGGGGATTGTGGCAGGCCTAGTCATTGTGCTTCTTGTCCTCACCACTTCACTGCTGTGCACTCGCAGAAA CTACAGAAGGAAGCTTAAGGCCGCTAAAGCTGCAGAATCTGCATCCAgtatgaattatgacaaccagAAAAACGGTCTTATGCTACCTGGAACCAACAAGTACACCATGGAAGG TGCTAATCCCGTGCTCAACCTCAACATCGATACAGCCATTGAGTTAGAAGAGAGCAGCTCTGATGATGACAAACAcag CCATCTAAGCTTCAAGTCCGACGACTCGAGATCTGAAACACTAAACTTTGGACATCAGAAAGAGGATGAGGACAGCGAGCCACCAATGTACGTTGAGCCTTTGGATGCAGCACTGGCCCAGCAAAAGAAAAGCACTGACAACCCCCTCATGGGGTACAGCAACCCTGTATTTGACACCACAGATTTGTAA